The Hordeum vulgare subsp. vulgare chromosome 7H, MorexV3_pseudomolecules_assembly, whole genome shotgun sequence DNA window ACAGAACATAGTACTATATATATACATTACACAAAAGACGGATGACCGATCGATTAGTAGGCATCTTTTCAACAATGACATGTCTCTGTTGCTGCGGCCTGCAGGCCACTGTGGAGATGTACATATGCCATCGTCTCCACGGCTGCCGGCCGCACTTGTGAGAGGCGCCAAGTGTTACCGGCCAACAACCAAAAGAATTGAGGAGAGGCGGACCACGCCATTgccgcacctcctcctcctccttggcttcAACTCCACGCACACATGCTTGCTTTCCAAACCAAGGGATAATTAACCGCCCATCCATCTAAGCATCGCCACCACACACACCACCACATTATTCTCCATGCACAAGGGATCGATCAGTGGAGGGGAGCGAGTCATTGACATTGATTGATCCGTCCGTCGTCTCACTCTCACCCCATGGCGAAACTTAGGTACTACTTCTGCTGCTTCCACTGCCGCCGCACCTCCACATGCCACGGGTGAAGCGCCATTAATCTTTGCTTGCTGTGCTTCAGCTTCGCTCCACTCGGTCAGTTTCTTTTCTATATAAACGTAATGCCGCTTCCTCGTCTCTCCGGAGCAGCTGTAGGAGCCTGGTGCACTGTTGTTTGGGCCCTCCACGGGAACGGGAAGCCGGCGACGCCATGGACGGTGTTAAGCTCAAGGTCACCAGCAGATACGTAAGTGCTCATCTTCTGCCCTTTGCTGCTTACGCTGTCTATTTGGCTCGCGTGTGCCAACATGCATGTTCTGTGTATACTACTGTATATGTGCAAGTTataattgtttcttcgaaaaggggATAACCCACTAACCCAGGCCTGCATCATAAGATTTtatttttttcgaaaaggaggcaaagccccggcctctgcattgaGAGATGCATGCAGCCAGCATCATAAGATGCACACAACCATTTTATTAAACAAAATAAGTCTTTGCACCCAAAGGCCATGAGCTCCCGCACGTTGATACGTTGCAGTCATCACCACCACATACATACGGATTGATGCCGTAGCTCTATATGTGCAGGTTATAATAAAAAACGACATATTCGAGCTGACGCTGTCCAACCCCGACGGTATTGTAACTGGCGTGCGGTACAATGGTGTGGACAATCTTATGGAGATTCTTAACAAAGAAGACAATCGAGGGTACCGATCTTGCTCTGCGCCTATATAAAGTTTCTATCATCAATTTGTACTATACGTATATATCCAAGGCAAGGCGAGTTAAGCGATGCATCTTGTGTCAGGTATTGGGACATTGTTTGGAACCCACCAGGACAGCGAACTGGAATATTTGATGTGTAAGAGGAGCTCATAATCAGACTTCATTCATTTACccgcccttttttttttcttgttaGAGAAATCAGTCACGAATGTGAACGCTTGCACGCAGGATCAAAGGCACAGAGTTCCGCATCATACATCATGATGAAAACCAGGCTGAGGTCTCCTTCACTAGATCATGGGATCCTTCTCAGGAAGGGAAAGCTGTTCCTCTCATCATCGACAAGAGGTGACTTGACTGACTGATGAACAAGCATAAATTTGGAGCTAGGAAAAATCATGTTTAGCTGAGCAAGCATCTCTGTACGTACAGGTTCATCGTGCTTCGTGGTTCCTCGGGATTCTACACCTACGGTATCTATGAGCACAAGGCAGGGTGGCCTGATTTTGGCATTGGGGAGACCAGGGTGGCCTTCAAGCTTAGAAAAGACAAGTTGGTTCTCAACTTTACGATACAATTTTTGCTCTtcacttttaaaaaaaaaatcttccCACTGAAACTATGTGTTGGTGGAATTAATGCAGGTTCCATTACATGGCAATGGCTGACAACAGGCAGAGAATAATGCCGATGCCTGATGACCGGTTGCCTCCCCGCGGCCAGCAATTAGCATACCCTGAGGCTGTCCTCCTTGTGGACCCAATTAATCCTAAACTCAGAGGGGAGGTAAGATAATAGAGATACAACAAGATTATCCGTGATAAATATTTGACCACGTTCTGAATAATCTCAACATCACTGGTATGTTTGTCAAGGTCGATGACAAGTACCAATACTCGTGTGAAGACCGATACAATAGTGTCCATGGATGGGTGTCATCTGATCCTCCGATTGGCTTCTGGCAAATCACGCCGAGCGACGAGTTTCGTACTGGAGGACCTCTTAAGCAGAACTTGACATCTCATGTCGGGCCCACTATGCTCGCCGTAAGTTCAGACCTTGACAAAACAATAACATTACCCTGTTTTAGGGCTCATTCGTTTTAACAGGATTCTCAAATCACCGGAATATGAAAAGTAAAGCATTGCAATGTCGTACTCCAGTCCTTAAGATGCTTCCATGGGGTCACCTAATGCTAAGAATCCTTAGGAAATTTCCATGAGTTCTCACCTGATGCTAAGAATCCTTAGATGTTAGGCCAATATAAGCACAATCCTTAGGAATCTAGCACCTCTACTCTATTCCTATGAAACGAATGCTCATAGGAAAAAATCCTGTATAAATCCTCCAAACCGAATTAGCCCttactgtttttatttttgtGCTTCCTTTTATGAGTAGCATGTTGTGGCtgcttcaattttttttaatataATTTAACAGGCTAAAGCTGAGCTCAGATTATTGGATACTAATATGCAACAAGTTCTGAAACGTCTATTTTATCTGGTCTTAGATGTTTCTTAGTGCTCATTATGCCGGGGATGACCTTTCGCCCAAGTTCACGAATGGAGAATATTGGAAAAAGGTTCATGGGCCGGTGTTCATGTACCTTAACTCCAGTCAGGACGGATCTGACCCAAGTCTACTATGGGAGGATGCAAAAGTTCAGGTGATTATAGTTCAGCaaataagtactccctctgtctcaaaatgTAAGATGTTTTTTTGCCACTATCATAGGGTCAAAAGAGCACTCGTAAGTCATAAGTTAGTATAATTTATCAAATGACAGCAAGTATGGCAGAGTGACTGGCTTATATTTTGTACGTTGTTATGAACAGTACATAAGTAA harbors:
- the LOC123407127 gene encoding probable rhamnogalacturonate lyase B isoform X1, producing MAKLRYYFCCFHCRRTSTCHGCRSLVHCCLGPPREREAGDAMDGVKLKVTSRYVIIKNDIFELTLSNPDGIVTGVRYNGVDNLMEILNKEDNRGYWDIVWNPPGQRTGIFDVIKGTEFRIIHHDENQAEVSFTRSWDPSQEGKAVPLIIDKRFIVLRGSSGFYTYGIYEHKAGWPDFGIGETRVAFKLRKDKFHYMAMADNRQRIMPMPDDRLPPRGQQLAYPEAVLLVDPINPKLRGEVDDKYQYSCEDRYNSVHGWVSSDPPIGFWQITPSDEFRTGGPLKQNLTSHVGPTMLAMFLSAHYAGDDLSPKFTNGEYWKKVHGPVFMYLNSSQDGSDPSLLWEDAKVQMMMEKQSWPYDFALSEDFQKTEQRGCISGRLLVRDRYIIEDEDLYAASAYVGLALPGEAGSWQRECKGYQFWCQADTDGSFYIKNIVTGNYNLYAWVPGFIGDYRFDATLTISSGDDIYLGDLVFEPPRDGPTMWEIGIPDRSAAEFYVPDPNPNYVNRLFINHPADRFRQYGLWERYAELYPDRDLVYTIGESNYSTDWFYAQVTRRRGDEETYQATTWQIRFSLDAVPPNSTYKLRVALASSANAELQVRFNDEARAAPHFTTGLIGRDNAIARHGIHGLYWLFSMDVSGAWLVRGMNIVYLKQPRNQSPFQGVMYDYLRLEGPCVVRAAD